cagaaaaatagGGACCATAAACAACTTTCTCTCCACATACGCAAAAAAAGTGAATAGTATActattaaaattacaatttttatttttacaataatttattataattatcagaataaaagactaaatagatgttttacaatttaaaaaataacttttcacctttattttttttctcttatcaTTCAAATAAAGGatgaaaactatttttttatttatttattattattatttcttatttttctctCGTTATTTTCTTTCCCTCTGAAAAACACTTTCCAACTATAATGTTAGTTGAACTTGGGCAGAAATCCATTGTTAAATCGTCATCAACATCCATGATTGACGGTATTTGAATTGGAGCTGAGGTCAAAAGTCAAATAATTACTGCCCCTTGACAGGCTTCCACCCACTTCCTTTCACGTTTCTGCCACTCGTTCAGCCGCATTTTCAATTATTCGCCGACTACAAAATTGTCAATGGAAAATCAACTTTCTATAAAGGTATGTTAAATTCCTGAAAGTAAAATGGTTGTGATAGATATTAATAGTTAAAATGACATAAATTTctctattttaatattaatcttcattaatttaatatagaatatttttttaattttcaacacTCAAATCacgtaaaaattaatatataattatctaatagtacaataatcaataaaatattatcatattttttatatttaatatattgtttatcttttaattattttctctcataAATATTTAACTTTCATATACAAAAGTGAAGTGATTGAAGCCTAACTATCCACAATGtcaaatttaatgaaataatgcagttgaatttatttataataatatattaataaagacATCAACTttcataatttattcaaatttttgaACCAAGCAAGtattattaaaacttaaaataggTATGTCGTAaataaaactcaaattcatagtgaatgtaaattaaaaattacagtaaaaATACTCATAAACTGcagtaaaaatatttataatacaatgaaatttaattttgataaaagaaataaattatttaggaTAAAAGAGAATAACATAAaagataaaatcaaattaaaattgtaatataGAAAAAAGTCAAGATCAAGTTTTATAatctaaaataataatcaaGAAACCCTAATAGAAATGatatgagagaaaaaaaaaattctttaacgAGAAAAATAGAACTTTCGAACAAATTTTGAATAAGGGAGCCACAGTGAAAATAGAGAAAGTGAGAAAAGAAAAGCAAGAGTCAGAACAATGTGGACAGTGGAATAAATTATTGCTTTGTAACTCTATTTACTTAAAGTAGGATGGTTAACTCGTTTACTATATGGTAAAAAAAATACAGTAAGTGGACTTTTTGTGTAATTAATAAATACAGTAACTAAATAAGactaattttaatagttaatgaGAATTCTTACTTTTTTTAGTAAAGTTTTCTGAAAAcaaataaagttttaatttttaaattttagaggtCAAACCTACCTTTTAAAACAATGTAATTATTTgatcttaaattttataaagtataaatattaaatattaaaattttataaattttaattatttaacttttaaaaatttaaagtaaatataagtaaataatttagaaataaGTTTTTTCTGTGATGCATTAGTAACTCAATACTTGTTTTTCTCTGTGATTCATTAGTAACTCGATATTttcgtatttttttttttaaattaatttattcttttccctttttcatGATAGACGATTtacgtcaattgactatcgataaagaataagatgttgttgtccctattacGAACTCCATAAATATTCCGATCGTCGCTTATGATTTCCGTATGATGGGATATTTTTCACAtacaatttaatcaattttcagaatatacaAATTTTTTTGATAGATTTATAGCGGCAATATTCAGACAATTATTATATTGAATGATTTAGTTCCTAATTACAAgtcagatattttatttttaataaaaacaaaaactcttagttctcgtatgaaatttttttcgtaaatttttacattttaattgttGCTTCTGAGTTAATAAATAAGAATTGAGATGAGATCTTtggttaatgtggaagagtcacaAGTTTGTGGTTgactttttttcaaattttattgattcggttattTCATAAGTTAATGTTCAATAGAGGTTTACTGGTTATTATGGGTTTTGGAAATCGCAACGACGATGTCAGTCTTGAAACCTTATTCGAATTTTATCTCGTAGCAACTCTTTTCTGTGGTTTTGTTCGGGAGACTTGAATGATTTATGCccgagagatgagaaaaaaaggagaaatatttttgccaaattatcttatacaaaAGTTTAAGTAGACACTTGAGTAGCATTTttgctaaattattttatgtaggaatttgattttgaatggttgtaaatttttgttaaattttagaactgatatttctgttagataagTTCATCGTAATGCTATTTTAATTGTtcatattttaactaaaaaatctATCAGATATAATCGTCAATCCGTTTAAAATGACATTcttctttatttgataaaatatatatatatatatatatatatatatatatatatataactaaatGTATCTGGAAATTAAATAGTTACActtttattaatgataatatGTTAAACAGATAAAAAGGAAGATTAAGGATGCAAAAAGGGAAAAgtaaattttgtatttaagtTTATGCAAATTTCGAAGAGGAAAAGCGTAGCAATTGGAATCCAACCAAGTATATTAAACACTGATGTTTATTGTTTTTGTTGCAATGTCACATGGCTTGTTTGTCTGCCGCTTTGTACATTTTCCTTTCCTTTGTCCCTTGATTCTCAATGTAAATCCCTCTCAATTGCTCCAATTCTATCCATTCTTACACTTTCAATGCCTCTTCTGGTCTCCAACAATACTCTTCGCCATCAACAGTGACGCGGTCTCGATAATTTACCTTCTCCTTGTCGACATGCCCACTTTCTGAATCTAGCCATTTCAGCTGCGACAATTATGCGAGTAGAAGAGAAGTCTTCCTCGATGCTAGGTGTTTTCCATTTCATGAGCGATTGTGCCTTCCGCTTCCTCTCCCATGAACGATGCCGCCTCCCCATTCAGGTGTCTTGTAATCTCGCGTGCTCTTTTCTCAGTGTATTTTGCAGATTGTTGATGATATTTACTTGATCATTGATtagattttattgtatttttcaacttttcttgttttattttttagttattgTTAGGATACTTACTCATAACAGTTGagaattttatttcatttcaattttttaaattgattgaaAGAATATATTTACCTTGAAATGTTATTTATATTAactcaaataatttaaattttattgttatttattttttatattttatattttttaattttaaataattaaactaaatttataatatttgtaattttttatttataaatttaaattaattttaatcaaaatttatcatcccgtaattttttaattaattatatttttaatttattaaataaaataatttaaatatttttatatttatattttaatatttttatttattaaataaaataattcacactttttacaaatttattttaatatttaaatatttaaatataaatatacaattattaaaataacataaaaaatcaAAGATTACATCTTAACTAAAATGAAAAAGGAAGTTGAATTGGTCGGttgaatatattaaaatctaaaggaataaaataacaataaaaaaggAAAGTAGGGCATaaagattattttaattaatttaccaAAAAGAACACAtttcttttcaaatttttactaaattcaaaaaataaattggaAAAAACCAATCAATTTAGTTTAACTTGTAATAAAAGTTgaagttttaatttattaaatttgattgaTTTAGTTGGATTTTTCAAAGTGATTTTAATTGACGTGATATTTTCACCGATCTGGAGAACATAAAGGAATGGGATTCTCTCATGAAGACAGAGGGCATTGATGTAATTTTGAGATAAATGGGAAATTCTTGCCTGGCATGAGGGGCATGCAAGTAAGCAAAGCCCCTATTTGGGCTTTTATGAGGGGTCTCCTTAAAAGAAGCAAATGCTTCTGATGCTTTTTCAGCAATTAGagcagaagaaagaaaaagaaaaggcttCGTTCTAATTACTTGTTGCCATCATCTTTTTGATCAACTTTATAGTGAGAAAAAACATAGGGTtttagagagagaaagtttGTAGCCATGTCTCTGGGGTATGCAGAGAAGCTCTCCTTCATAGAAGATGTGGGTAAAGTTGGAATGACCGAATTCTTCGACTCATCCTATGTTTTGCAGGAGAAAGTAAGCCTTTTTTTCTCTCATTCTCACTTTATATAAttgtttttgtttcttttttttttttctttttaatgctATGTAGTTAATCGCCTTTAGTGATCACCTGAAACCTTGCCACTGGTAGTGTTCCTTTATTGTTATGCGAGGGATAGCCATAGTTTTGCGTCTGAGCTTTGTTTGGAGTACCATACAGTGCTTTTTGTTAAGATCTGATTTTTGGGTGCTTGCATTTGGTATTTTTCAGAATTGGGTTTTTGCTTGTTTCATCAGCCTTTGAGCTGGGGTTCTGTGAGGCTGTCAATGAAAATGATTAATTTTACTGTTTTAAGCTTCAATGCTAGTTTACTAAATGTACTGATGTTAGATCATCAGTATTCACGATAATGTGAATAGGCAACTGATGCAGTGAATTACGGTGCCAGAaggaaataggttgtttgcctTGCTTCAGATTGAAATTTTATTGCAATGCTGCCTGTCTCTGACTTCCGACACACTCGATATTCTTTCATCatctttattattttcttttgtgaaattttcttattaatttgtTCAAAGGACCATTTCAATGTGATTAAAGCTTCTGCATTTCATTATAAGGAACAAGAGAGTAGGGGGTGGTCTTGGATTTAGTTCCCGTTCCGTGGGATGCTTGTCAACTTGAAAGTTGAAATACAGTGAAGTGGGGTTCAGGTACCTATAGTGAGAAAGCTTTGATTATTTGGTTTTGTAGCCACATTGAGGCCAAAACAAAAGACTAGGAATGAGAATGAAGACCATTCTCGCTAAGTGCTTTGAGTTATAATTTCTAGTGGGTTATCCCTTTTTGAGAGTACGCACATTAGTATAATTCAAATAAGAagtcatttaaaatttaaatgggaCTGGGCAATATTTTGTTGGAGGACAATAGGCCTAATTTTGACATTTGTGGCTTGGGCAATATTGCAAGTGTTATTTTATAGATGCATAATGATGCAATAATGCTGCTTTTGGATTAGAGAAAATGCTTTCCAGTGCATGACGCTTCTGCATTGCAGGCTCTAGTTTGGATTTTGCACACCCATTGCTTAACACTCAAAGGATGCTGTTTCCTATGACCTCCAGGTCACAGTAAAGCAGTGTTATCATCACATAAAGGCTCAACCTCCTGTATTTGGTTAGAGtgcattgaaaaaataaaattttaatgggtTTATGGGGTGGAGGAAggtaaaagaaaataaacaacatTAATCATCACAGAAATTTCATTCCTAATGGTTAAGTTTCTCTTATTTGTTTAGTTTCCCCTTGCCAAAATCAGAGAAGGGAAAGTAGAGAACTATGGGTTAGTGGTACAGCCTTCTTTCAACTTTTATGCAtgcattattattttattgcaaTTCAGTGGATTTTATCTATCACAAATGCACTTCCAATTGGAATGgattttttttctgattttaatttaaatattttgattgtCTGAATATTGTTACCATTCATGAACTGAGTTAAATATGGTCAATTATACAGTTAATCGGATATTTCACATTAATGTTGCATCTTGTACGAGTGCTTCATTTCTTGGACAACTGTATAATGTGTATTATTGTGTAATTGTCACTTCAAAATACATGATAGCTTTTCTCATTTTTGCTTACTAATGTCAAagtggtttgattttgaattggCAGATTGAACGCCTTGCCAAGATGATACAAAAGGTTTGAACCTATGAAATTCACTCATTTTATTAACGGTACATATTACTTTATGCAGTTAAATCCAATAAGCCACCTTCAAGTTTTCTGTTTGTACTTGCAGAGTAAGCATCTAGTGGTGTTTACAGGTGCAGGAATATCAACTTCTTGTGGCATACCTGATTTTCGAGGCCCTAAGGGAATCTGGACACTGCAGGTGAAAATTCTGAATCCTATTTTGGGGGTCAGGGATCTAGTGAAGTCCCTTGTTTTTCCCTACTGGAATGCAGCGTATAATGATGGACTATCAATTAGAGGAAGTTTGTAGTGGGCCTGTTTTATCTTTGAGTTCTATTTGAAACTTTTTGATCTGTTGTAAACATGTTTAatgttgcttttcttttttcattgaaTTTTAGTCTAATCCATTTAAGGACACGTTTCAATCAATATAGCATGTCTAAACGAGGGTTAATCCTAAAGAGTTAGAGACATATTTACTATGGAAGTACTCTATATTGTTAGTTGAAAACAGTGTAAGTGAGGAGAAGTACTAAAGTTTATTATTCAGAAAGCCAAATGCacctttttaaatattaattagaaaaatgtGAGGAAGAGCTTGACTGCTCAAGTTCTACTAATTATGCTTCATTTTCCCTGAGACACTGTAAAATGTAGGCATTTTAGTTATCATTGAATAACTcacttcccttttcttttcccCTAAAGTATTATATTTTGTGTGTTTAActtcctttctttctttgtGCTTCTTATGGTGGCCGACTGCAGATGTGAACAAATTAGTCACGCCCAAGTTTCTTTGAATGATTCTTTTGATTCTTATCGACTGTTTGCAGCGTGAAGGAAAACCTTTACCTGAAGCATCTTTGCCGTTTCATCGAGCAATGCCAAGCATTACTCATATGGCTTTGGTTGCACTTGAGAAGGCTGGAATTCTGAAGTTTGTTATTAGTCAGGTAGAACTTCATTTTTCCCCCCCTTTTCTCTGAGCCCCATTTGCTACTTCTTGAAATTCATTAGCATCCTTGTACATCCTGCTTCTCAAGTAGGTGATGTGAGTCATTTCTCGCATTATATGCGTGCTTCCTGTTGGGAGTGAAGTATTATTTACATGTGTCAATGGATGGGGGAGGGTGAACAtggaaggagagagagagacactCAGACAAGTTGATTCAATGTGTGTTTTTCCCCCATATCAAACAGTTAGACATTGGAGGTCAAGATTTATTTCTTATTGCTCCACTGGTTCTGTGAGACATTTGAATATATTTACATTCGTCCTAGCACCATTTTGCTTTCTAGATTTTTCAAATCCATATTGACTTTGTTTTATGATTCTGCTGGCCTAGATCCATAGAATTTGACCCTTATGTGCTTTTTGTTCAGGCTTCTTCTCCACATAAGTCAACTATTATTCATATTCGGAAACAAGTGAACTTGCTATCCTTTTTCCCTCCTACTTATTACTTTTTTGTGCCAGAATGTTGATGGCCTCCATCTTCGGTCGGGAATACCAAGGGAGAAACTTGCTGAATTGCATGGCAACTCCTTCATGGAAGCTTGCCCTTCATGTGGAGCTGAGTAAGACATGTTTTCTGTGGCAATCTTTGTTCTTGTTGTTATCCATGacctttataaaaatttctCCATTTTTGGGGTGTGGTTACTGTCATTGTTGCGGTTTATAGAGTATTTGCTTGTTTGTACAATTATATTAGAAAGTTTGTCTTTCTTATacaatatttatttgtttttcttacaTGATATTTAGTATCATTATTAAACTCGTGAAGGTATTTGCGGGATTTTGAGGTGGAAACTATTGGGTTGAAGGAGACATCACGCCGCTGCACTGATGTGAAATGTGGAGCAAAACTAAGGGATACAGTTCTTGACTGGGAGGTATTTTTGGTGTTTATGCTATGTATtataaaatgcattaaaactcAGCACTTTAAGGTATATGAAAAGATTATGTAGATAGCTTCCAACAACATGGAAACGTTGCACATTGTTaaccctctctctctctgtttttttgttttggttGCAAGTGAAGTGAAATAGCATGTAGGTCTAGGTTATTCATATTTTATCTCCTTCACTTGGTTTATGTCCGTATCTTGTAATCCTGTGGTCATATCAAGCAAACTGCAAGCCTTTGGGAGAAGATGGAGGTAGTTTGATGTCACTGACTGTAAAAGGTGATTAAATATGAATGCAACCACAATTTTTTACTAAGAAAATTTGGTGAAGGTTTTGGATTTGATAGGGATCCACATGGATGCAACTTTTAGCCAATTTATGTATAGAACGTCTAGGTCAGCTACAATATGTGGCATGAAAATAGAAAAGCAGTTTTTGATGCTCATGTATGCATAATTTTTTGAGATATTCTAAAGAATGCCTAAAAACTCAAAAAGTGATAGTGACCATGTAACCAAATTCAATGTTCAGTGATTGCAACTAAAAAACCCTGGGACTAACTTGATTCTGATAgctttctttcttccttttgcCCACTAGAATTTATTGAAAAACACATGTTGCTCAGAAATTCTATTATctttctccctctctctctttaTCTATATCTATGTCATCTATCTATCTATACATGCAGGATGCGTTGCCTCCAAAAGAGATGCTTCCTGCTGAGAAGCACTGCAGGATGGCCGATCTTTTATTGTGTTTAGGGACAAGGTAATGTAGGCTTACTAGTTGTAGTTGACAGTAAAATTTTCAATACAGTCATTGTATCCAAATTATGTACTGATTTAGTCTAGGGGGTTTTGGAACTGTGCAAATGTTCCTCTGGCACACTAGGTTGCTGTTCAGTTCCCATGATGAAGCTTTAGAAACATGCAAGTCATGGGTCCTTAACCATCCATTTTAATTTAGCCATCTTTCTGCAACCAACCTAACAAGCTTCTCTCTCTCTGCCTATGAAATTTTTTGAAGTATGAAATGCGGAACATAGAATATACAAAAAATATGGCAAAATGAGTCAGCCTATGAGAGGCCACTTGCATAGTTGAACAGGTATCTAAACTCTAAAACTCCTGTATGCTGTGCAAACTTCAATTCAATCCAGTAGCCAGCAAACTACCTTTCTTTACAAACCAAAGAACCGAAGCCTATTTAATGCACTAGGCAGGCATGGGCAACTGAACTAGCATTGTATCTTCCGATGTAATATGGGGCGGGATGGTGTCAAGCCTCACGTAGATTTGAGCATTGTATTGATGAGGCTACCacctataatataaaatataataaacaaaGGTTAAAATGCACAAGCCATGCATGGAAGGGAAAAAAAAGAACAATATCCAGTTAACATTCCATATTCTTTGAGCAGTCAATTTTGATTCTGGCATATTGCCAATTAGTGCTATGTCCATGTAAAGCTCAAATCCGTAATAAATGCATGTATTTGTTGCTCAACCCTTTCTCCAATTGAACTGCTGAGCTTGATTCCTTATTTGTTTTTGTTGATAATCATGGGCCTAGGAGTGTGGATCAACAAATAGGCATGCTTCCATGCTGAACTAGGCCTGAAAATAGACTCTGCATCGCTTGGATTTGCCTCGAACTTATATGCCTGTTAACTTTCCTGTACACTGCCGATATGAACTTAATCCCTTAAGCCATATTGCATATTCCCCCTCAAGTGCATCTGCTTCATCACAAGCTTCATAGTCCCAATTGTGACTTGGAATTGCATGGCTTGGCCCATCTAACTTGGGTGTGGCTACTTTTGACTCTGTTCCTCAAGGTTTAGCTCCTTTTGGCTAGCTCATGGGAACGCCCGAGTCTGGCTCATTTTTTTGGCCTGCCACCATGCCTTTGGGTCCCAGATCTATGGCCATTGGGCCTCACGTCACGCTCTAATAGTAATATCATGTTTAGGTTCATGGTTTCAGGAGGGTGGATCAACAAATAGGCAGGGATCCTTGTTGAATTGGGCTTGAAACTGGACTCTCCCATTGTTCATTTGGCCTTGAACTTATGCGCCCTTTAGTTTTCTTGTTCATTGCTGATAGGGGGCTTGTTTCCCACAAGCCATATTCCAAcagtttttatattatacttTGTTTATGCCGTATGTTTCCTTTGATTACCATGGCATGACTTCTATGTGCAGTTTGCAGATCACTCCAGCATGCAACCTGCCTCTGAAATGTCTTCGTGGTGGGGGGAAGATTGTGATTGTGAATCTTCAGGTATTTCCTATGTATATGCATACTCAACTTGTTCATGTACTtagcttttaaattaaaattgcatTTTAGAGGTTGATTCTCCTCCAGACCAAAGTTATAATTTGATATTGAAGGACTCCAGCTCGACCATTCTTTTCAGAAAGCTATTCATGAAAGTTGATTGAGAACTTTATATCTAAAGAGCTCCTCTTATCACCATTCTGCTGAGAATTGCAGTTGTTATCACTGCTCATAAATTCTGATCGGTTTTAAGCACggcttttttgaaaaaaaaaaacgtagTGGTATTTTTTTTCTGTAATAGTTTGTTTCCATATTCTTTTTGGTTGGAGGTTAATTTTTGCTAATATGAAATATATAGTGGTGTAATTAGAGGTGAAACTCAAGTGTGCAATACAGGACGCAAAAGAGGCTTCCTTGGAGAAAACAAAATATGAAGGATGAACAGACGAATAGTGTTTAAGGAATAATAAAAGCGAGGGGCAAAAGAAGGATTAGATAACTCCAACCAAGTATGCAAACCTCAGAGATAGTGTTCAAGGAATAATGAGAGCTATGGGCAAAAGAAGAATTAGATAACTCCCACCAAGtatgcaaaaactcataatTAGTCTGCTACTGTTCCTTACTGACTCCAGTGTTCTGGAATTCTCTTACCCTAATAAGCATAGTGGGTATGTTGTTTGCATTGAATCGATTTATGATTTCTCTGTTCGGTTTACAGATGCAGCATCTGTCTTCAATCAATACACACACCCCCTGCCAAAAACTGCCACACCCATGCCCCCAAAactggaaaaagaaaaaaggaagagtAGAAGATAGTCTGTATCTAGTCAAAATATGGATGAAGTGGCAATCAGAGTGAATGGGTCAATTGGTAGGTGATGAATGTGGGTGGGTTAGTAGAGCACCAAGTCTCCTTCCAAGGAAATTAATTGCACTTGAATTCTGCAAAGCATGAGCAAAAGATCACTTCAAAAGAACTGCTATGGTTCACTACCAAACTGCAATATGTGATATTTGTTTGATTCAGGCTATCGTGTTCTTTGTGCAAGGGAAGCTTACTGCTTGGTCCAGAACATGTTCTGGTTTCTTTGAAGTGTGTTATTACTGCTTTCATTTAGTGTTAGTTGCACAAACATACAGTAATTACCCATATTTCATTTACCTGGACTGCCCTTTAGATCTAGTATATAGATATTCTATATGGGGTTCTTCCCTTTGAATTTCAAGCTCTGAAACAGAAACTTCATTGTAAGTTATGAATAGCTTATGATTCTTATCAGAAGATGGAGAGTTCAAGGGAAATGGGAGAAATGGAGCTTGTAAAAATAGGTGTTAGCCATCTTTATGATTGAGAGAGTTGAATATTTTTCTACAATCAGGAGTGATTCTATTGTTGTTGTGCATgtatttgtgcatatatatgttaCTTATGACATGGAAGAATCATgaagataatatattttattgaagACACCAAAATTGGTGCATAATTGGTTAGTCACTGTTTTTTACTTTCTCTATTGCTGGTGTAATATATTATGACTCAGTTTGAATCTTGTGATTGTTCTATTCCACTATGCAGAAAACTCCAAAGGACAAGAATGCTTGTTTGGTGATCCATGGCTTTGTAGATAAGGTAGTTGTATTTCCACATTGATACCTATAGATATTTTTACTTCTCCTATTCAatcctttttctctctcttgttttcttttgttttctgATTTTGGCTGTAATTATGAAATGAATCTTACTAGTTACTACCTTATGTTGCACAACCTTGCATTTCTTGGATCCaattattgtaaattttaatctgtaaaattttatttcattattccTCGGGTTTATCAGCTTGCACGCTACATGCATCAGGGATGTGCATGTCTGTATGTAGTTTCCCTCCAATCGTACACATATGATTACAtttggaataaacctttattatttgcttttttATCTAATATCTGCTGCTTTGAACAAGAACAGGTTATAGCAGGAGTAATGGATTTTCTTAGTATGCAAATTCCTCCATATGTCAGGATTGATCTTCTACAGATAATCATTACTCGGTCACTGAGTGCAGGTATCTTCTTCTGGATTTGTGTCTAGCATATAACCTTTTTCCAGCATACATAATGCAATCTATGCATTTGCATTTTTGACACTCATGGCCATGAGACATAGCAGGAAGATCCTCTCAGTAGTGTCTTATATACTCTCTCTATGGTCTGGAAGAAAATTCTTGGCTCACCTTATCTGTAAGAAGCTTGAC
The genomic region above belongs to Manihot esculenta cultivar AM560-2 chromosome 3, M.esculenta_v8, whole genome shotgun sequence and contains:
- the LOC110611447 gene encoding NAD-dependent protein deacetylase SRT1 isoform X5, with the translated sequence MSLGYAEKLSFIEDVGKVGMTEFFDSSYVLQEKIERLAKMIQKVQEYQLLVAYLIFEALRESGHCRYLRDFEVETIGLKETSRRCTDVKCGAKLRDTVLDWEDALPPKEMLPAEKHCRMADLLLCLGTSLQITPACNLPLKCLRGGGKIVIVNLQKTPKDKNACLVIHGFVDKVIAGVMDFLSMQIPPYVRIDLLQIIITRSLSADKKFVNWTLRVASVHALKAPLPFIKSIEVSFSDEHKYKAAVLHEQPFNLKRRTVTTEAFEILLKLNFSDGCGCLCTQINIPFGFKGLNDCSKHDKDSAIQDLREKAIQDSCCGQNVVIERKTISVPKTEFTVHAVVTNIKSFESDSLNNDVKIAKGSMNGSETSRKRSKGRKRKSRF
- the LOC110611447 gene encoding NAD-dependent protein deacetylase SRT1 isoform X2 yields the protein MSLGYAEKLSFIEDVGKVGMTEFFDSSYVLQEKIERLAKMIQKSKHLVVFTGAGISTSCGIPDFRGPKGIWTLQNVDGLHLRSGIPREKLAELHGNSFMEACPSCGAEYLRDFEVETIGLKETSRRCTDVKCGAKLRDTVLDWEDALPPKEMLPAEKHCRMADLLLCLGTSLQITPACNLPLKCLRGGGKIVIVNLQKTPKDKNACLVIHGFVDKVIAGVMDFLSMQIPPYVRIDLLQIIITRSLSADKKFVNWTLRVASVHALKAPLPFIKSIEVSFSDEHKYKAAVLHEQPFNLKRRTVTTEAFEILLKLNFSDGCGCLCTQINIPFGFKGLNDCSKHDKDSAIQDLREKAIQDSCCGQNVVIERKTISVPKTEFTVHAVVTNIKSFESDSLNNDVKIAKGSMNGSETSRKRSKGRKRKSRF
- the LOC110611447 gene encoding NAD-dependent protein deacetylase SRT1 isoform X1 — encoded protein: MSLGYAEKLSFIEDVGKVGMTEFFDSSYVLQEKIERLAKMIQKSKHLVVFTGAGISTSCGIPDFRGPKGIWTLQREGKPLPEASLPFHRAMPSITHMALVALEKAGILKFVISQNVDGLHLRSGIPREKLAELHGNSFMEACPSCGAEYLRDFEVETIGLKETSRRCTDVKCGAKLRDTVLDWEDALPPKEMLPAEKHCRMADLLLCLGTSLQITPACNLPLKCLRGGGKIVIVNLQKTPKDKNACLVIHGFVDKVIAGVMDFLSMQIPPYVRIDLLQIIITRSLSADKKFVNWTLRVASVHALKAPLPFIKSIEVSFSDEHKYKAAVLHEQPFNLKRRTVTTEAFEILLKLNFSDGCGCLCTQINIPFGFKGLNDCSKHDKDSAIQDLREKAIQDSCCGQNVVIERKTISVPKTEFTVHAVVTNIKSFESDSLNNDVKIAKGSMNGSETSRKRSKGRKRKSRF
- the LOC110611447 gene encoding NAD-dependent protein deacetylase SRT1 isoform X3; the encoded protein is MKFTHFINGAGISTSCGIPDFRGPKGIWTLQREGKPLPEASLPFHRAMPSITHMALVALEKAGILKFVISQNVDGLHLRSGIPREKLAELHGNSFMEACPSCGAEYLRDFEVETIGLKETSRRCTDVKCGAKLRDTVLDWEDALPPKEMLPAEKHCRMADLLLCLGTSLQITPACNLPLKCLRGGGKIVIVNLQKTPKDKNACLVIHGFVDKVIAGVMDFLSMQIPPYVRIDLLQIIITRSLSADKKFVNWTLRVASVHALKAPLPFIKSIEVSFSDEHKYKAAVLHEQPFNLKRRTVTTEAFEILLKLNFSDGCGCLCTQINIPFGFKGLNDCSKHDKDSAIQDLREKAIQDSCCGQNVVIERKTISVPKTEFTVHAVVTNIKSFESDSLNNDVKIAKGSMNGSETSRKRSKGRKRKSRF
- the LOC110611447 gene encoding NAD-dependent protein deacetylase SRT1 isoform X6, producing MKFTHFINGAGISTSCGIPDFRGPKGIWTLQNVDGLHLRSGIPREKLAELHGNSFMEACPSCGAEYLRDFEVETIGLKETSRRCTDVKCGAKLRDTVLDWEDALPPKEMLPAEKHCRMADLLLCLGTSLQITPACNLPLKCLRGGGKIVIVNLQKTPKDKNACLVIHGFVDKVIAGVMDFLSMQIPPYVRIDLLQIIITRSLSADKKFVNWTLRVASVHALKAPLPFIKSIEVSFSDEHKYKAAVLHEQPFNLKRRTVTTEAFEILLKLNFSDGCGCLCTQINIPFGFKGLNDCSKHDKDSAIQDLREKAIQDSCCGQNVVIERKTISVPKTEFTVHAVVTNIKSFESDSLNNDVKIAKGSMNGSETSRKRSKGRKRKSRF
- the LOC110611447 gene encoding NAD-dependent protein deacetylase SRT1 isoform X4 translates to MILLILIDCLQREGKPLPEASLPFHRAMPSITHMALVALEKAGILKFVISQNVDGLHLRSGIPREKLAELHGNSFMEACPSCGAEYLRDFEVETIGLKETSRRCTDVKCGAKLRDTVLDWEDALPPKEMLPAEKHCRMADLLLCLGTSLQITPACNLPLKCLRGGGKIVIVNLQKTPKDKNACLVIHGFVDKVIAGVMDFLSMQIPPYVRIDLLQIIITRSLSADKKFVNWTLRVASVHALKAPLPFIKSIEVSFSDEHKYKAAVLHEQPFNLKRRTVTTEAFEILLKLNFSDGCGCLCTQINIPFGFKGLNDCSKHDKDSAIQDLREKAIQDSCCGQNVVIERKTISVPKTEFTVHAVVTNIKSFESDSLNNDVKIAKGSMNGSETSRKRSKGRKRKSRF